The following coding sequences lie in one Nitrospirota bacterium genomic window:
- a CDS encoding class I SAM-dependent methyltransferase: MKESLRLMDVACDLCGGDRSRPILKVREFILGSGSSFSVARCAGCGHVFTNPRPRDKDLARFYPPSYWTAAVGRRDLETFKIGGERWRSVMARRSAFLLSRVARGRLLEIGSGDGLFLMFMREKGWEVEGIEPGKEAWRFATKSLGLNIRNRPIDRVDLESEAYDAVWIHHALEHLPSPTHVISLAVKSLRRGGLLGITVPNFDSFDRRVFGPGWIGLDVPVHLHHFTPRTLEGLLDRAGLAIEERRFVSNDHRWPMFYSDSLRRRLAYWGLYHPEPKTGAGDITGEDRTDMFDSGGALRRWAHHAEYGLFRGVGAVMDRIGCGSSLAVLARKTG; the protein is encoded by the coding sequence GTGAAGGAATCGCTGCGCCTGATGGACGTCGCCTGCGACTTGTGCGGGGGGGATCGATCGCGTCCGATTCTGAAGGTCCGGGAGTTCATTCTGGGCAGCGGAAGCTCCTTCTCGGTTGCGCGCTGCGCCGGATGCGGTCATGTCTTCACGAATCCCCGCCCCCGCGACAAGGATCTGGCCCGATTCTATCCGCCTTCCTACTGGACGGCCGCCGTCGGGCGGCGTGATCTCGAAACGTTCAAGATCGGAGGTGAACGTTGGAGATCGGTCATGGCACGAAGGTCAGCCTTTCTCTTGAGCCGTGTGGCTCGCGGGCGCCTTCTCGAGATCGGGAGCGGCGACGGCCTGTTCCTCATGTTCATGAGAGAGAAAGGCTGGGAGGTGGAAGGGATCGAGCCGGGAAAGGAAGCCTGGAGGTTTGCGACGAAGTCTCTGGGCCTCAACATCCGGAACCGGCCCATCGATCGCGTGGACTTGGAGTCCGAGGCGTACGATGCGGTCTGGATTCATCACGCGCTTGAACACCTGCCGAGCCCCACCCATGTGATCTCCCTGGCGGTGAAATCCCTCCGCCGCGGGGGACTCCTGGGAATCACCGTGCCGAATTTCGACAGTTTCGATCGAAGGGTCTTCGGCCCCGGCTGGATCGGCCTGGATGTGCCTGTTCACCTCCACCACTTCACGCCCAGGACTTTGGAGGGATTATTGGATCGCGCCGGCCTTGCGATCGAAGAACGGCGTTTTGTGTCCAACGATCATCGCTGGCCCATGTTCTACTCCGATTCACTGAGGCGGCGTCTCGCCTACTGGGGGCTTTACCACCCGGAGCCAAAAACCGGCGCCGGGGACATCACGGGCGAAGATCGAACGGACATGTTCGATTCAGGGGGCGCCTTGAGGCGATGGGCCCATCACGCGGAGTATGGCCTTTTTCGGGGTGTCGGCGCCGTGATGGATCGGATCGGCTGCGGTTCAAGTTTGGCCGTCCTCGCCAGGAAAACCGGCTGA
- a CDS encoding glycosyltransferase family 2 protein produces the protein MFEGQSLSVVLPAFNEVQNIRTSIEHFLAHPAVDEVIAVDNRSTDGTKEAILATRAKYVFEARQGFGAALMKGLEESTGDLIVQSEPDGTFAAGDLDKLLLYQREFDVVFGTRTSKSCIWSGAHMPWLLRTGNWIVAKLLQFLHNGPSLTDVGCTYRLLKRPVYREIRPHLRVQGSHFNVDMMILAIRMKAKCVEIPVHYGPRIGESKITGDNLRALAVGLRMILLILRYRLRSFR, from the coding sequence ATGTTTGAGGGCCAATCGCTCAGCGTCGTCCTGCCGGCCTTCAACGAAGTGCAGAACATTCGAACCTCCATCGAACATTTCCTCGCGCACCCTGCCGTCGATGAGGTCATCGCCGTCGACAACCGTTCCACCGACGGCACCAAGGAGGCTATTCTGGCCACGCGCGCCAAGTACGTGTTCGAAGCCCGGCAGGGTTTCGGCGCGGCGCTGATGAAAGGGCTGGAGGAATCCACCGGGGACCTCATCGTTCAGTCGGAACCCGACGGAACTTTCGCCGCGGGGGATCTGGACAAGCTCCTCCTCTACCAACGGGAGTTCGACGTCGTTTTCGGCACGCGGACATCCAAGTCGTGCATCTGGAGCGGCGCCCACATGCCGTGGCTCTTGCGCACGGGCAACTGGATCGTGGCCAAGCTGTTGCAATTCCTCCACAACGGTCCGAGCCTGACGGATGTGGGCTGCACGTACAGACTCCTCAAGCGGCCCGTCTACCGGGAGATCAGACCCCATCTGCGCGTTCAGGGGTCCCATTTCAACGTGGACATGATGATCCTGGCCATTCGGATGAAGGCCAAGTGCGTGGAAATTCCCGTTCACTACGGGCCCCGCATCGGCGAATCCAAGATCACGGGAGATAACCTTCGGGCGCTGGCCGTAGGTCTCCGCATGATTCTTCTGATCCTCCGATACCGGCTTCGGTCCTTTCGATGA
- a CDS encoding class I SAM-dependent methyltransferase has product MTSSPGYFQAHLRPSKSRSKSWPAIVAYLARWVPPSARVLEVGAGYCEFINRIPARKRCALDISDEVRRHAGPGVDVVVADLSRCQAFEPAGFEAIFASNLFEHLDPEAVERALRWTLDRLAPGGRLICMQPNFRYAYRFYFDDYTHRSVYSHVSFPALLRAAGFGIVHLEKRFLPYSHECVPLAVPRFLVSLYLRSPWRPFAHQMLVIAEKPGA; this is encoded by the coding sequence ATGACCTCTTCACCGGGCTATTTTCAAGCCCATCTCAGACCTTCCAAATCTCGATCGAAATCCTGGCCGGCCATCGTGGCCTATCTCGCCCGGTGGGTGCCCCCCTCCGCGCGTGTCCTTGAAGTGGGCGCCGGCTACTGCGAATTCATCAACCGAATTCCGGCCCGGAAACGTTGCGCCCTCGACATATCGGACGAGGTTCGACGGCACGCCGGGCCCGGAGTCGACGTCGTGGTGGCGGACCTCTCCCGATGCCAGGCGTTCGAACCGGCAGGTTTCGAGGCGATCTTCGCGAGCAATCTTTTCGAACATCTCGATCCCGAAGCCGTGGAACGGGCCCTCCGGTGGACCCTCGACCGGCTGGCGCCGGGCGGGCGCCTGATCTGCATGCAGCCGAATTTCCGCTACGCATACCGGTTCTACTTCGACGACTACACCCATCGGTCGGTCTACTCCCACGTCAGCTTCCCGGCGCTCCTGAGAGCCGCCGGATTCGGCATCGTTCACCTCGAGAAACGGTTCCTTCCCTATTCGCATGAATGCGTCCCCCTGGCCGTCCCGCGGTTCCTCGTCTCGCTTTACCTGCGGTCTCCCTGGCGTCCCTTTGCCCACCAGATGCTCGTCATCGCGGAAAAACCGGGGGCCTGA
- a CDS encoding glycosyltransferase family 39 protein — protein sequence MGTPRMNGSKRPLLLLILIALAGLGLRLALTLTSQRTLGGDEAVFGLMAKHILTRHDFPIYCWRLQYSSALVSYLGAAAFQLFGMSGIVLRLTTLPWAVLSIVAAYYLGRKGWGPRGGILAALFACVPPLYVSSHTILPVGGYPEVQCFGPLVLLLALRLADEPPEAKSALLWSAGFGFLCGFTLWASHLALPYVAAAGIFLILTRRRIFRPTNAAAMVAASAVGGAPILIYNLTQHFGSFMKLGGMALHAGRKTLAGGPPLEVIGRQAIDRIESFPSTLAGLLDNAISVLGGANYDGSATLGLLGVPLLVAYSFPLFSILRRPAARPAGPAGRVPLLLILVAATTLAYYLAVDLWRARHIMPLYTALSLLLAGAAAESWRRGKKGPTLLCSLLLTVNLVENGMDMRTLHEDFDPLLRRLEERRIEYAYSDYMTAYPLIFYSNERILVSPTLRGGDFNDRKPEYTLQVRSAPGAAYIFNGEKDTGRFEATLRGMNETYLKEIVPPFILYHGFSRNILPEEIGLTF from the coding sequence ATGGGAACGCCTCGCATGAACGGCTCCAAGCGTCCTCTCCTGCTGTTGATCCTCATCGCCCTCGCGGGCCTGGGTCTGCGGCTGGCTTTGACCCTGACCTCCCAACGCACCCTGGGCGGCGACGAGGCCGTATTCGGCCTGATGGCCAAACACATTCTCACCCGACACGACTTCCCGATCTATTGCTGGCGGCTCCAATACTCCTCCGCCCTGGTCTCCTACCTCGGCGCCGCCGCTTTCCAGCTCTTTGGAATGTCAGGCATCGTGCTCAGGCTGACCACGTTGCCGTGGGCCGTGCTGTCCATTGTGGCCGCGTATTACCTCGGGAGAAAAGGATGGGGCCCCAGGGGGGGAATCCTCGCGGCCCTCTTCGCCTGCGTTCCACCCCTCTACGTTTCCAGTCATACGATCCTCCCGGTGGGAGGCTACCCGGAGGTCCAGTGCTTCGGTCCGCTCGTTCTTCTTCTCGCCCTCAGGCTGGCGGACGAGCCCCCTGAGGCGAAATCCGCCCTGCTTTGGAGCGCCGGATTCGGATTCCTTTGCGGGTTCACGCTGTGGGCCTCCCATCTTGCCCTTCCCTACGTCGCCGCCGCAGGCATCTTCCTGATACTCACCCGCCGCCGAATCTTCCGCCCGACGAACGCGGCGGCCATGGTTGCGGCATCGGCCGTCGGCGGCGCACCCATCCTGATCTACAACTTGACCCAGCATTTCGGTTCCTTCATGAAATTGGGCGGGATGGCCCTCCACGCCGGGCGAAAAACGCTCGCGGGCGGACCGCCCCTGGAGGTGATCGGGCGCCAGGCGATCGATCGAATCGAGTCGTTTCCGTCGACCCTGGCGGGACTGTTGGACAATGCCATCTCGGTTCTGGGAGGCGCCAATTATGACGGTTCCGCGACTCTGGGCCTGCTCGGAGTTCCCTTGCTCGTCGCCTATTCTTTCCCTCTCTTCTCCATCCTACGAAGACCCGCCGCGCGTCCCGCCGGCCCCGCCGGCCGCGTCCCGTTGCTCCTGATCCTTGTGGCGGCAACCACCCTGGCCTACTACCTGGCCGTCGATCTCTGGAGGGCGCGGCACATCATGCCGCTTTACACCGCCCTGAGTCTTCTCCTGGCCGGCGCGGCCGCCGAATCCTGGCGGCGCGGGAAAAAAGGTCCCACGCTCCTCTGCTCCCTCCTTCTGACGGTGAATCTCGTGGAGAACGGAATGGACATGCGAACTCTTCACGAGGATTTTGATCCCTTGCTCCGGCGGCTGGAAGAGAGGAGGATCGAGTACGCGTATTCGGACTACATGACGGCTTATCCCCTCATCTTTTATTCGAACGAGCGGATTCTGGTTTCTCCCACCCTCCGGGGCGGCGACTTCAACGATCGGAAACCGGAGTACACCCTCCAAGTCCGCTCGGCGCCGGGGGCCGCCTACATCTTCAACGGCGAGAAGGACACCGGCCGCTTCGAGGCCACACTGCGTGGAATGAACGAAACCTACCTCAAGGAAATCGTTCCACCGTTCATCCTGTACCACGGGTTTTCCAGAAACATCCTGCCCGAGGAGATCGGCCTGACCTTCTGA
- a CDS encoding class I SAM-dependent methyltransferase, whose product MPEEKPGRGSVDPASSMMPPCPLCGRAGPFPTFDSHPPRAANPCVYLRCPSCDLIFLSRPPLLEEVRVYYDRVSRDQEANVEFHGKALRTGHGLLERIESRIPKGRFLDVGAGPGYYVEAAAQRGWEAYGVDPIADDQAGVPGLRMFRGTLEEAGYPEGFFDACLIQQALSHMSAPTATLKQIFRNLRRGGIFLIVAPNFVRGFPRRRLTDWEDLTRAKHLYVFTRSTLRRIVENAGFRTLSVSSEQPILSGRPVDALRKAGLSPLADWVKRSFRGPVRGLRTLAGRLVPGPCSLVLSEKP is encoded by the coding sequence ATGCCGGAAGAGAAACCGGGCCGGGGTTCAGTCGATCCCGCCTCCTCCATGATGCCGCCCTGTCCCCTGTGCGGGCGCGCCGGGCCGTTCCCCACGTTCGACAGTCACCCGCCGCGCGCTGCGAATCCATGCGTCTACCTCCGGTGCCCATCCTGTGATCTCATCTTCCTGAGCCGGCCCCCGCTCCTGGAAGAAGTGCGCGTCTACTACGACCGCGTCAGCCGCGATCAGGAAGCGAATGTCGAGTTCCATGGGAAAGCGCTCCGGACGGGGCACGGGCTCCTGGAGCGCATTGAATCCAGGATTCCAAAAGGGAGGTTCCTGGACGTGGGCGCGGGACCGGGATACTACGTCGAAGCGGCCGCGCAGAGGGGCTGGGAGGCCTACGGCGTCGATCCGATCGCCGATGATCAAGCCGGCGTGCCGGGCCTGCGCATGTTTCGCGGCACCTTGGAGGAGGCCGGCTATCCCGAAGGGTTCTTCGATGCGTGTCTGATCCAGCAGGCCCTCAGTCACATGTCCGCGCCGACAGCCACGCTCAAGCAGATTTTCCGGAACCTTCGCCGCGGAGGCATATTTCTGATTGTGGCGCCCAATTTCGTCCGAGGCTTCCCCCGCCGGCGGCTGACGGATTGGGAAGATCTCACCCGGGCCAAACATCTCTACGTATTCACCCGATCCACCCTTCGACGGATCGTTGAAAATGCGGGCTTCCGGACGCTATCCGTCAGCTCCGAGCAACCCATCCTCTCCGGTCGGCCCGTGGACGCCCTCCGAAAAGCCGGCTTGAGCCCCCTGGCCGATTGGGTTAAACGCTCCTTCCGGGGCCCGGTCCGCGGGCTCCGAACGTTGGCGGGCCGCCTGGTTCCCGGCCCATGCTCGCTGGTCCTGAGCGAGAAGCCCTGA
- a CDS encoding glycosyltransferase, which produces MKPDRGVSVIITSWNGRSLLERYLPTVMDALASYSGPWEVIVVDDAGSDDTDTWIAARYPKIRFERLSANVGNGQTMNRGAEMARHETLYFLDNDVAVSTGFLDPLLRHFEDPALFAVASRSIPRPPQPKGEFSVPRFKLKYGIFWYYYDTLPDAETRPISTLFATFAHCAVSRTKFFELGGFDTLYGRFYLEDLDICYRAWRKGWKVLADPRSEVHHETAGTIGKLLSRKQIERKLWGNRFLFTWKNVHAPAFWLQHLALLLPEVALLPFTGRLTFSLGFIDALPRLGEALRKRSLARAESRVTDADVLAHLGPFTADRRTPPPSV; this is translated from the coding sequence ATGAAACCTGACCGCGGAGTCAGCGTGATCATCACCAGTTGGAACGGCAGGAGTCTTCTCGAACGATACCTCCCCACGGTGATGGATGCCCTCGCCTCCTACTCGGGTCCGTGGGAAGTGATCGTCGTGGACGACGCGGGTTCGGACGACACGGACACTTGGATCGCGGCCCGGTACCCGAAGATCCGCTTCGAACGACTCTCGGCCAACGTCGGCAATGGTCAGACCATGAACCGCGGGGCGGAGATGGCCCGGCACGAAACGCTCTATTTCCTCGACAATGACGTCGCCGTATCCACCGGCTTTCTCGATCCCCTCCTTCGGCATTTCGAGGACCCCGCCCTGTTCGCCGTGGCCAGCCGATCCATTCCGCGTCCCCCCCAGCCCAAGGGTGAATTCAGCGTGCCGCGGTTCAAGCTCAAGTACGGCATCTTCTGGTACTACTACGACACCCTCCCGGACGCCGAGACCCGCCCCATTTCGACCCTCTTCGCCACGTTCGCCCACTGCGCCGTCTCGCGGACGAAATTCTTCGAATTGGGCGGATTCGATACCCTTTACGGCCGATTCTACCTGGAGGATCTCGACATCTGCTATCGCGCCTGGCGGAAAGGATGGAAGGTCCTCGCCGATCCGCGCAGCGAAGTCCATCACGAAACCGCGGGCACCATCGGAAAGCTGCTCTCGCGCAAACAGATTGAACGGAAGCTGTGGGGCAATCGCTTCCTGTTCACGTGGAAAAACGTCCATGCTCCCGCTTTCTGGCTTCAACACCTCGCGCTCCTTCTCCCGGAGGTGGCTCTTCTGCCATTCACGGGCCGCCTCACCTTCTCGCTCGGATTCATCGACGCCCTCCCCCGCCTCGGAGAGGCCCTCCGGAAGCGGTCCCTGGCCCGCGCGGAGTCGCGTGTCACCGATGCCGACGTGTTGGCCCACCTCGGCCCCTTCACCGCCGATCGACGGACCCCCCCCCCCTCGGTCTGA
- a CDS encoding dTDP-4-dehydrorhamnose 3,5-epimerase family protein produces the protein MIEGVAVKELVTHADERGFFREMIRVTDDFFREGFGQWSVSQMHTGVIKAWHIHRKQVDWWYVGAGVLKVALHDRRESSPTHGRTMELLMGDGHPPRVVRIPPGVAHGCKCIGGPALLYYITSRAYDPADEGRIPHDDPSIGYDWLKGPAIK, from the coding sequence ATGATCGAAGGAGTCGCCGTCAAGGAACTGGTCACGCATGCGGACGAGCGTGGGTTCTTCAGGGAGATGATACGCGTGACGGACGACTTCTTCCGGGAAGGTTTCGGCCAGTGGAGCGTTTCCCAGATGCATACCGGAGTGATCAAGGCGTGGCACATTCATCGGAAACAAGTGGACTGGTGGTACGTGGGCGCGGGCGTCCTCAAGGTCGCCCTCCACGATCGCCGGGAGTCATCCCCCACCCACGGCCGCACGATGGAACTCCTGATGGGCGACGGTCATCCGCCCCGCGTCGTGCGCATCCCCCCGGGCGTCGCTCACGGCTGCAAGTGCATCGGCGGTCCGGCGCTCCTCTACTACATTACCTCCAGAGCCTATGATCCCGCGGATGAAGGGCGGATTCCCCACGACGATCCTTCCATCGGATACGATTGGCTGAAAGGCCCGGCCATCAAGTAG
- a CDS encoding NAD-dependent epimerase/dehydratase family protein, with product MTSPAPSLPPDTSAFFTGKRILITGGRGYIATRLLRQLRQVECRILRLARRDGEPPETASPSGAATVVDLPGDVREPSIWMKALEDVEIIFHLAAQTSTYVANENPEADHEANVAPMLRLLESCRRSRLAPVIIFSGTVTAVGIPQTLPVDETHADHPITVYDLHKLMAESYLKYYSEQGIARGVILRLSNVYGPGPRSSKPDRGILNSMVRRALQGEALTVYGEGNLLRDYVFVDDVAQALLRAAQNADTLAGRHFIVSSGTGHTLTQAADCVAARVAAKTGRTVPVRHVPPPHLQSPIEARNFVGNPKRFSDATGWAPVTSLPNGIDHTIEAAL from the coding sequence ATGACGTCGCCGGCGCCCTCCCTCCCTCCCGATACCTCCGCCTTCTTCACCGGCAAACGTATTCTGATTACCGGCGGCCGGGGTTACATCGCCACCCGCCTCCTGCGGCAGCTCCGGCAGGTCGAGTGCCGCATTCTCCGCCTGGCCCGGCGGGACGGCGAACCGCCCGAGACGGCCTCCCCCTCCGGCGCCGCCACCGTCGTGGACCTCCCGGGCGACGTCCGCGAACCGTCCATTTGGATGAAAGCCCTGGAGGACGTCGAAATCATCTTCCACCTCGCGGCCCAAACGAGTACCTACGTGGCGAACGAAAATCCGGAGGCCGACCACGAGGCGAACGTGGCCCCCATGCTTCGTCTCCTTGAGTCCTGCCGCCGGAGCCGCCTTGCCCCCGTCATCATCTTCTCCGGAACCGTGACGGCGGTCGGGATCCCCCAAACCTTGCCGGTCGACGAAACACACGCGGATCATCCCATTACCGTGTATGATCTGCACAAGCTCATGGCGGAATCGTACCTCAAATACTACTCGGAACAGGGGATCGCCCGAGGCGTGATCCTGCGGCTCTCGAACGTCTACGGCCCCGGTCCCCGCAGCAGCAAGCCCGATCGGGGCATCCTCAACTCGATGGTCCGACGCGCGCTGCAAGGCGAAGCGCTGACCGTTTACGGCGAGGGCAACCTCCTGCGCGACTATGTCTTCGTGGACGACGTGGCTCAGGCCCTCCTCCGGGCCGCGCAGAATGCGGATACACTCGCCGGCCGCCATTTCATTGTCAGCAGCGGGACCGGCCACACCCTGACGCAAGCCGCCGACTGCGTGGCTGCCCGCGTGGCGGCCAAGACCGGCAGAACCGTCCCCGTCCGCCACGTCCCCCCGCCCCATCTTCAATCCCCGATTGAAGCGCGCAACTTCGTAGGCAACCCCAAACGTTTCTCCGATGCCACCGGCTGGGCGCCCGTCACCTCGCTGCCGAACGGCATCGATCACACCATCGAGGCCGCCTTGTGA
- a CDS encoding NAD-dependent epimerase/dehydratase family protein: MASTRPSASVNVLVIGGAGFVGANMVRRCLAEPGSRVTVMDSLDPHLHATTNNLQSVWSRIRFVRGDLRDESLLAELVQGQDVIFNCAAQTSHPLSIQYPLLDADINCLGNLKLLETVRHLNRKAVVVYTSSSTVVGKSRRAMIDEDHPERPLEIYSANKSAAEKYYRIYNTLHDLKTVVPRFANLYGPFGKGYPEFGFINYFIHLARTGKEITLYGAGNQVRNVMYVEDATDLLWTAWQQPRVFGHLFFATGDEHLSVADIARTIVRVFRKGKVVHIAWPDERKRIEIDSAKFSSGKIRALTGWKPRYTLAQGLERTLAEIQPSPAGK; the protein is encoded by the coding sequence GTGGCAAGCACCCGCCCGTCGGCCTCCGTCAACGTCCTCGTCATCGGAGGGGCGGGCTTCGTGGGCGCGAACATGGTTCGCCGATGCCTCGCGGAACCCGGAAGCCGCGTCACCGTCATGGACTCCCTCGACCCTCACCTCCACGCGACCACGAACAACCTCCAAAGCGTATGGAGCCGGATCAGGTTCGTCCGCGGCGATCTGCGGGACGAAAGCCTGCTCGCGGAATTGGTGCAAGGCCAGGACGTCATCTTCAACTGCGCCGCCCAGACCTCCCATCCCCTGTCGATCCAGTACCCCCTGCTCGATGCCGACATCAACTGCCTGGGGAATCTGAAGCTCCTCGAAACCGTCCGCCACCTGAACCGAAAGGCGGTCGTGGTGTACACATCGAGCAGCACGGTCGTCGGAAAAAGTCGCCGCGCCATGATCGACGAGGACCATCCGGAGAGGCCGCTGGAAATCTATTCCGCCAACAAGAGCGCCGCCGAGAAGTACTACCGGATCTACAACACCCTTCACGATCTGAAAACCGTCGTCCCCCGCTTCGCGAACCTCTATGGCCCCTTCGGCAAGGGATATCCCGAGTTCGGGTTCATCAACTACTTCATCCACCTTGCCCGGACCGGAAAAGAGATCACCCTCTACGGCGCGGGCAACCAGGTTCGAAACGTCATGTACGTGGAAGACGCCACCGACCTCCTCTGGACGGCCTGGCAGCAACCTCGCGTCTTCGGCCACCTCTTCTTCGCCACCGGCGACGAGCATCTGTCCGTCGCCGACATCGCAAGGACCATTGTCCGGGTGTTCCGCAAGGGGAAGGTCGTCCACATCGCCTGGCCCGATGAGCGCAAGCGCATCGAAATCGACAGCGCCAAGTTCTCGTCCGGCAAAATTCGCGCCCTCACCGGGTGGAAACCTCGTTACACCTTGGCCCAGGGTCTCGAACGCACTCTCGCCGAAATCCAGCCGTCCCCGGCCGGGAAATGA
- a CDS encoding SDR family oxidoreductase, with amino-acid sequence MRIVVTGALGHIGSRLIRELPAAVPGADMVMLDDLSTQRHASLFHLPAGSYRFIEGDVLTFDLDSLLAGAEVVVHLAAVTDAATSFHHADRVREVNLVGTEKVARACLQQRCRMIFPSTTSVYGSQAATVDEDCPEPDLKPQSPYAESKLEAERLLTRMSAQEGLHSVILRFGTIFGTSPGMRFHTAINKFCWQAVHGQPLSVWRTALHQRRPYLDLGDAVSAIRHVIDKGLFDGRIYNVVTSNLTVEEVIHTLSRFIPGVRIEYVDAPIMNQLSYTVAGERFASTGFAYHGNVEAGIRETLQWLKQAQSARGEIGASPVDSIPRR; translated from the coding sequence ATGAGAATCGTTGTCACGGGCGCCCTCGGCCATATCGGATCGCGCCTGATCCGCGAACTCCCCGCGGCGGTCCCGGGGGCCGACATGGTCATGCTGGACGACCTGTCCACTCAGCGTCACGCCTCCCTCTTCCACCTCCCCGCGGGGAGCTACCGCTTCATCGAGGGGGACGTGCTCACCTTCGACCTGGATTCGTTGCTTGCCGGGGCGGAGGTGGTCGTCCACCTCGCCGCCGTGACCGACGCCGCCACCAGCTTCCACCACGCGGATCGTGTCCGCGAAGTGAATCTCGTCGGAACGGAGAAAGTGGCCCGCGCCTGCCTTCAACAAAGATGCCGCATGATCTTCCCGTCCACCACGAGCGTGTACGGCTCCCAGGCCGCCACCGTCGATGAAGATTGTCCGGAACCGGATCTGAAACCCCAAAGCCCCTACGCCGAGTCCAAGCTGGAGGCCGAGCGTCTCCTGACCCGAATGTCCGCGCAGGAAGGGCTCCACAGCGTCATCCTGCGATTCGGAACGATCTTCGGAACGTCCCCCGGAATGCGCTTCCATACCGCCATCAACAAGTTCTGCTGGCAGGCCGTACACGGGCAGCCCCTCTCCGTCTGGCGTACGGCCCTCCACCAGCGCCGACCGTACCTGGACCTCGGGGACGCCGTCTCGGCCATCCGGCACGTCATCGACAAGGGTCTGTTCGACGGACGGATCTACAACGTCGTCACCTCCAACCTCACCGTGGAGGAGGTCATTCACACCCTGTCCAGGTTCATCCCCGGCGTCCGGATCGAATACGTGGATGCGCCGATCATGAATCAACTCTCCTACACCGTCGCCGGCGAGCGCTTCGCCTCGACCGGATTCGCCTACCACGGGAACGTGGAAGCCGGCATCCGGGAGACCCTCCAGTGGTTGAAGCAGGCCCAGTCCGCTCGCGGGGAGATCGGCGCCTCGCCGGTCGATTCTATCCCGCGCCGCTGA
- a CDS encoding glycosyltransferase family 2 protein → MRNKAGLLRTRAAATRRPSCSVVLVNCNGGHWIVRCVESLLAFDQGGCADVIIVDNASTDGSREALLERFQEPRVRVLTLPHNLGFGAANNRGAALSGAEYLLFLNSDCELIEDPFPRLVGHMQSHSETGAVFCRILNGDRTLQPSVNRRFPSPAGFLLEWLGWSTLRFAVYRSAFFKQIVFGRTVRWHASEHPVAWGGGNCVFMRRGDFSTIGGFDERFFMYFEDVDLCLRLARRGRVAYYIPAPSIIHHWAKSRPSGDVLPLVENYRSRLRYVQKHHPAWFGMVKRTTRLELPLRRAGIRCIAWVRGDERLRSSLRNYERASEELESSEFSGAG, encoded by the coding sequence ATGCGGAACAAGGCCGGGCTTCTTCGGACTCGCGCGGCGGCCACACGGAGGCCCTCGTGCAGCGTCGTCCTCGTCAACTGCAACGGCGGGCACTGGATCGTCCGTTGCGTGGAGTCCCTTCTGGCCTTCGATCAGGGGGGGTGCGCGGACGTGATCATTGTGGACAACGCGTCTACGGACGGTTCGCGGGAAGCGCTTCTGGAGCGATTCCAAGAGCCGCGGGTGCGCGTGCTGACCCTTCCTCACAACCTCGGTTTTGGGGCAGCCAACAATCGGGGCGCGGCGCTCAGCGGAGCGGAGTACCTGCTGTTCCTGAACAGCGATTGTGAGCTGATTGAGGACCCCTTTCCGCGACTGGTGGGACACATGCAGTCCCACTCGGAGACGGGAGCGGTGTTTTGCCGGATCCTGAACGGGGATCGCACGTTGCAGCCGTCCGTCAACAGGAGGTTTCCGTCGCCCGCGGGTTTCCTTCTCGAATGGCTCGGTTGGTCCACGCTGCGCTTTGCGGTCTATCGATCCGCGTTCTTCAAACAGATCGTGTTCGGGCGCACGGTTCGTTGGCATGCATCCGAACATCCCGTGGCGTGGGGCGGCGGGAACTGTGTCTTCATGAGACGGGGCGATTTTTCGACGATCGGGGGATTCGACGAGCGGTTTTTCATGTATTTTGAAGACGTCGATCTCTGCCTCCGGCTGGCCCGGCGGGGAAGGGTTGCGTACTACATCCCGGCCCCCAGCATCATCCATCACTGGGCCAAGTCCCGGCCTTCCGGCGACGTCCTCCCCCTCGTGGAAAATTATCGGAGCCGCCTTCGGTATGTGCAGAAGCATCATCCGGCCTGGTTCGGGATGGTGAAACGCACCACCCGGTTGGAACTGCCCCTCCGTCGAGCCGGGATCCGCTGCATCGCCTGGGTGAGGGGGGACGAGCGACTGCGATCGTCCCTGAGAAACTACGAAAGGGCCTCGGAGGAGCTGGAGAGTTCCGAGTTCAGCGGCGCGGGATAG